The Arctopsyche grandis isolate Sample6627 chromosome 12, ASM5162203v2, whole genome shotgun sequence genome includes the window GGTTGAGGTAATCCAGATTGTAAGAAAGTATCTTTAATTTCCATACCAGATACGAAACCATCCATATCTACATCAGCTTTTATAAACAGAGTATCATACTGTTGCTTTTCGGCGACAGACACAACCCACGGTTTAGTAGCCTAAACATTAACATGATTCAAATTAGCATTTAGGAAAACTTTTCAAAGGAAACAAGCAACGAATGATTGCAAACGTACTGGTATTTCTGGAGGTAGTATGGTTGTAGGACCTGAAAGTCCAGGTATCAGTGGCTGTTGCGACATCGATCCATTGATTGGTAATGGTGGTTTCGGCGGAAGTGGAGTTATCGGGTGAGTCATTGGTGGAGGAGGACGAGCAGGCGACGGAGACGCTGGTCGGGAAGGCGGCCTCGAAGGTGGCCTCACTGGAAGACCCGATGGAGGAGGTCTTAATTCTGCTGGTAGTATAGCAGGTATGGCATGCTTTTCCAAGGCCTTATATACTAAGTGCATAGCCTGAAAAcgataaaaacataatatttattaaggCTTTAGATATAACACTATTTGCGAATCGTGTAAGACATTAATCCTACCACTATAAATTCATGTCTATCGAGCATTCCATCCTTATCTTGGTCAGCAAGATCCCATATTTTACCCAAAGTAGGAAGGGGCAACTTCGAATCCATTAACACACCTTTCACCTGAAAGTTAAGTGTTTAAATTGTGTTATTATTCAATCAAAACTAAATTATTATAGACGGAATTTGAAGAAAATGATACCTTGTTCCCAGGTATGAGACCATTGACGGGTTGCAATGATTCAAACAATTGATTATATTTATCTCTTTCTGCAGGTTTCATAGACCAATCACTGGCAGGAGGTGGAGGAACCATGGGAGGCACTTTGGGAAGTTCACCCtaaaatatgcataaaaattatataagcaATAAATACACGCATTAACAAATATTACACAAAAATTCCTATTGcactatttttttcttattcaaaAAGGGATTgtagtttaataaggcaatatATAATACTTGATTCAATGAACTAAGTCCATTCGATTACACAAATTGACCAATAGAAATATGTCGCAATGTGTAGCAGGCAATAAGAGTACACCGAGAAGACAAATTGATCAATAATACCAATCTTGAAtgggtaatatgtacatacttcttaCCTTTGTATTACAACGTAGTTTTGATTTTtgcaaaacaaatatatatcaaGTTAACAAACTATTGATAAGTACTTATCATAAATAACACTCAAATTTAAAGAACCGGAAACCAGATAAACAATAATTATCACTCCAATGCAATACAGTAtgtttttaaatcatacttatataaatactaaataCCAAATACATAttagaattatatattttaagtgtATCACTTAAAAGAATTTACCAATTTTGGTGGTGGTGTTTCTGAGTTGATATTGGACATTGCTATTTCCTTCCCTGATTGTGCTAATGCAACTAATTTTAAGGCGACGAAAAGACCACcctgaaatattaataacatcaCAATAAAATCAGTACCAAAGCCCACATGgggaaaaaataacaaaattacttTTAGAATAAGATACAAACCTTGTCCAAGAATCCTTTTCCGGAGGGATCGGACAGGTCCCATACTTTGCTAAGAATAACATCGCTAAGTTTCGATTTTTTGAGAAATCGGGCTGCTTCAAGCGCTTGTATAGCACCGGTTCCATTTGGATCAacctatttttaattataataatggcGTTATTAAGATACTGTTTTATCAGTTTACTACTAATATTAGAATGTTAGTCAttccaattcaaaaatattaatttttatacaacacTACTAAGAGCAAATTGGGCAAACAAGTAAAATGGACTAGTAGTGTGTtagaagtataaaaaattatgaagaagcaaattgtaataaatcacCTGATGGTAATAAGCTTCATATATTGCACTATGAGTTCCAGCCACCTGtaatcataattatttattaatttatgaaaaCTGTCCTCTCTAcaatatgattaaataaatcaatttagcTTTTACGTAATCAATGTGAAAAAtcgtaatgaattatttttaaaagccaatttaaaatttataggacaatttataaaattgggtagtaatatatactaaatattcaaatactagAGAGTATGGGATCAAACGAGTAATACGATTTACAttaaattcacaattttttttttattaaattatgaaacctatgtatgtagtatatataatacatgtcgattaaaatagtgagtatgtataatttaaaattagccATCAACCTTATACGGAGTCACATTGATTATAAGCATCCGCAATTAATTCAAGGGGTCAACTGCAAATGGATAGGATGAGGCGAAAAAAGATAAGAATTCACAATTAAGTTGATAAgcttaagtatttttttaataggctTACAGATGAAGTAAAACAATAAGAATTCAGTTAGATCATTTCATTTTTAGatcattataaaatttgttttttttttttttaataataattttggaaAATGCAAAATTACTTTACTATTCCcgatattgatttattaatgtgatttatttctcagctattttttttactagaatgttttttttaattaattaaaaaaaacgtttgcaACCTTCAAAAGGCAATACATATAAGATGTCAGGCCAATTAGTTACTATGTCAAGAATTCATAGTATAATTGTTAAAAGGCAACCTCGAAACTTAAATTGCCCAATCTAGTATATTCAGATACGACAGCCATTTTTTTATCTTGACATTTCGACAAAACGGTACAATAAAAAATGGAAATCAATATACGAGTCGATGATCGATAAAATCGACAATAAATGCGATAGGTGAAGAAATTCAAACTCTTCAGGAGGTAGTAAGTACTAAGGCCTTAAGCGTACACTCCAAGATTAGCTCGAGACTATCGCGGGCCGCATTGATTTAAAAAGGCGTTTGAAATATTAAAGGGAGATAATCGGTTTAAATCGACGTCGAGATTTTGGCAAATGTCGACCGATTGCAATTACAATTGCGCAAAGCGACCGTTCGCCGGATTCAAGGGGATGAAGGTTGAAGGGTGTAGGTTGCGAGTGGAAGTACAAGTACAAGCAGGAGTGGAAGTAGAAGGCAAAGTCGGTAACGTCAGGTTTGACAGCACGATCGATAgcggggagggggagggggagggggagggggcggGGGCGGGAAAAGAGTGGAGTAGGGAGGGGCTGACCTGGGTGGGCGAGGGCAGCGCCGCCATGACCGGGGTGGTGGGGCGCGCGCTCCGCTCTCATGGGGCCCCCGCACTGCCTAGATCGATACGGCGACGGCGACGAAGAAGGCCAAGATGGAGACGAGGACGAAGACGACGGCGATCCACACCCGCAACCGCACTCGCGTACTGAATACGCTACTCGCGAACGGACGGGCACTCGGCGAACACCCGATCGCGGCCACAACACGCCGTCTCGCGACCACTACCCCCCTACATAATCGATTATCGCTCATCCTCTTCGCGGCTCCCGCACAATTGCCACCAAAGAACGCGACGTGTCGTCGTCGTTCaacatttcaaattcaaatcccCCTGACGGGTCCGTTTCATTCGAATCACGTTCGATTCTCCAAGGTTGTTTCCAGGGGTGTGCTGGTTCAGCTTACGCGAGCCGACtgttaattttttcaaaaattagcgAGAATATGAAATTAtgctataaaatatactaacGCGGCtctatgaatagaccttaaaaGTGCCAAATAAAGCAATAtcttaaatgtatatttgtataaatgcacATACAATATCACTGTCACTGAACTAGTAGAGCAAAGCTAATAAAATGCTTGCGAAAACGAAGACGATTCGACctagagattttttttcaaacgcgAGCAAATTGCTTACTAAGCAGCACACATCTGATTATTTCCATCGTCAGAGAATTTGAAAAATTCTGTAATTGATAAACTTAAAGATATTCAAGTTGTATGAAAACGATGTCCctaaaaagattttatttaatttggcgtttatatttttaatttagatatcTTAAAATCATGACGGTTGAACTTTTGGAGTATCTCGGCTtctgtatttataaattatactttGAAATTCTTGAAGTATCCCTGAAAACCTATCacgtttttaatatgattttttcacCTGAAACCGGagttaattacaataaaatgaatGCTAGTTAAAATAAATCCACTTCTAAtaagtattattaataaatatacaatatattgaaataaataatatgtttgagtaaattttaaaatcaataaattgtaCACTAGTggatttacccggcttcgctcggtatttgtaatataacagcttaaacatggcaaaacaatctaaaagTAAGcatccatttgtttttttattaaatttatttttatgaagaaggtGGAGGACCGTTTCGTACCTTACATGCTCCTATGAAATCTATAGCATAGCAACGCCGACTATACATAGGAGCGCAGGATTATTAAGTCCAATTTTATAGACAACTTTCGGcaacacaaaacatttttcatgctgccaAAGGCATTTCTTCTTACtccttatttttttacattacatatatttatattataataatggccGAAATTTGTCATGTTTAGTGAGACGTCAGTTTGACATTTAATAATGGCGCGTGAAGGACGACGCTTACGTGAGTCGCGTTCAATTTATCCTGCTTCACTTCGAACTGATCGAGTTCCGCTAGTCATTGATAATGGTAACCGTTCATTAActtcatatgaatatattttatttctaatcTGATGGCAATTGtatcaattatatgtatttattttacttaaagTTAAAACCTATAATAGTTCATATATTAATGTTTAATTTGCAACAGGATCCTATCAATGTCGAGTTGGTTGGGCAACTTCTGCAGAACCAACACTTACTTTTAAAAATCTAATAGCTAAACCCCGTAAAGAGAGAGGTAAAAAAGATGCTGAACCCCCAGCCACTCCTCCAATTCAAATCGGAAATGATATTGTCAATATTGAGGCTGTTAGGTATTCGAAAGTTTATTAgagtattataaaattatattatatcaacttATTTTTACCTGTCAATTCTTATTAAGATTTCAGCTAAAAACGCAATTTGACCGAAATGTTGTTACTCATTTTGAGGCCCAAGAACAAGTATTCGATTATATATTCAGTAATCTAGGGATAGACACTGATGGAAATGTGCAGCATCCGATTGTTATGACTGAAGCTTTTGTCAATCCAAATTATTGCAGACAATGTAAAATATTAGTgatttatcatatatttttctaCACACACATatctttttaattgtatttttaccTTATTCCAGTAATGTCTGAACTTTTATTTGAATGCTATGGCGTTCCATGCCTAACATATGGAGTGGAcgcattattttcattttattacaataaaataggtGATACTGGACTTATATTAAATTGTGGTTACCACTCTACCCATATTTTACCAGtagttaaaaatcaaattatttcatGTAAAGCAAAAAGAATTAATCTTGGTACGTTaggatttttgtaataaatgtatgtattagtaTTAGTAATGTACTAACTCGAAAAAAATTGGTTTTCAGGTGGATTTCAAATTACGAGCTATTTACATAGACTCTTACAATTGAAGTATCCAATTCATTTGAATGCAATTACCCCCTCACGGGTCGAAGAAATAATTCATGATCATTGTCTTATCGCTTGGCATTACCAAGATGAAATAAAGAAGTGGAAAGATCCAAAACATTATGATGCAAATgttgtgaaaattcaattagCATTTGTACAACCTACTGTAATACCTACCTCATCGAGTAATTCTTTATATTTTCGACTAATTGTATattcgaatttttatttttataaaataatttaccgtatagtttttttttcatgccAGTCGAGGCACAAAAGGAAAGAAAAAAGGAAATGGCCCGACGTTTAGTAGAAATGAATGCTagaaaaagagaagaaaaattggCTGAAGATGAAGATCAGTTAAATCAATTGCTAGCACTTCAAGTATATACTAGATAGATACGGCTCGAGGGTATTtggcgcccctaggcagattggttttcAACGCCCACCCCCTCCATTAGTTTTTTTACGCACCATTCTGGTTTGCTCTTAATATTTTCGTTGAATTTGtactaaatatttcatttaacgtGTAATTTCAGCAGTATTTTAACTAAAATATAATTCCCAGTAACCATTTGTACCAACGATAGTTTATTGATTTACAAGTTTTCATCGTGAGTTATTCATATTTAACAGTCAACTGCGTTCCTTGTAAATTATAAGGAACATGGTTCACAAGATATTTTGAGTAGAAAAATGAATTACAAagaaagatttttttcaattttgtaataaaaaaaagacaaaatgaGGGGGTCTTGCGGCGCCTCTTAGCTATGGCGCTTCTAGACACGTGCCTGGTCTGCTGTtcctttgagccggccctgttTACATATTTAGATTGAATCATATAATAACTCATTGATAAATTTAGATAATGCATAAATATTTTAGGATTTATATGAAGAAGCTGATAACCAAGAATTTAAAAGAGCAATTCAATCATTTGGCATAAAAAATGAGGAGGATTTAATGGTGAATTAATTTAAGAAATCGgttaattagaaaatatttcttaaaacaaaattaaaatgaaactcATGTTTTAGCAAAGAATCGGCAAATTAAATTTTCGGATTGAAAAGGTTAAGCAAAAAATAGCAGCAAGTTCTGCAGACAACGAACTCAGTCAAAGTTTGGAAGAGAAACATAATTTatcaaattccaataaaattcaACCACCGAGTGATCCAATTCTTCTTGATTCTTGGCTAGCCGAATTCAAAAAGaaggtttaaataagtttttatccacaaattaaaaagtaatctGGCATTGATGTTTTCacgttttaataatttaaatgtcatGTAGCGCGCTGACATTATGGAAGCACGATTAATAAGGAAACAACGACGTTTAGATATGGCTAAACGACGAACTGTGGCTGCGCAAGAACGTATGAGAATAATATCTCAGTTGGCCAAAAAAGAAAAAGCCAATGATGACTTTGGTATGAGAGACGAAGACTGGGATGTTTATAAAACTATTAGTAAAGAaggtattaatataaatatatgcatatcttCATTTaagacatttaatttttttaattataaaataactacAGTGGAACTTTCTGTTTGGTTATTACAAGGCAATGATTCCGACTCTGATGTGGAAAATGAAAGATTAATAGAAATTGATGAAGTTTTACGAGAGTATGATCCacaattcaatgaaaatatggATGGTGAATCTTCTAAAATGGGTCTTTCAGAAGCACATCAACTTCATATAGGCATTGAAAGATTAAGGTAGTACACATTGTTTATGACtggtgtatttttaattattagtacatatgtatgtatgttaaaaaaaactttagagCGCCGGAGTTAATATTCCAACCGTTCATGATGGGGAACTTTGAAGCTGGTTTAGCTGAAACTATAGAATATGTTTTGAAACAGTTTGATGAAGATACTCAATTAAACTTAGCCAACAATGTGTTTGTCACCGGTGGATGTGCAAATTTTCCAGGtttgattatatgtaatattatttattatatgtatgtatattgtttataaacttatttattatgCTATTGGAATATCTGTAGGGCTAAAAGAACGTCTATCGAGAGAACTATTAGAAATGCGTCCATTCCAAACACCACACAAAGTCAACATGGCAAAAAATCCATCATTGGATTCGTGGTATGGTGCTCGTGTATTTGCCAAAAATGAAATAGTCAAAGAGTATTTGATTTCACAACAAGAATACCACGAAATGGGAGGTGAATATATCAAAGAACACTACGCTGGGAATAAGTATTTTAGCACTCCAGCTGCTTTCATTTGTCCCTCATCTGGTAATGCAGTCGAACAACATATAAAAGAAGAAGTgattgatatataaaaaaaactttatttaattttatatttattaaccgTATTTCCTTTCTTTATGATGGAATTTTAAGGAGTTAAACCATGGTTTCTTAACCTATGGGTTGGGATCCAAAATTGGcttaatttgcatttttaatggattgtgaaatattttcaataaaaacaatgtttgagataattatgaaattaagattatcttatttaaaaagaattttTTGAGTTTATCTTTCAGATATTTTAGTAAACAACTCAAACACACAAATTAATCTGATTTAATTTAAGGTCTTTCTTTCAAAGCTTATTCAAGGTCAATGTTTCCAAGGATAGGTTttaaatctcaatattttttttatcttaacgtACTATTTCGAGCAGTAAATAATTAACCTTTAGAAAACGCTTGTATCCCACAATCAGAGgctaccaacaaaaatcattgtcatattcgaattcagtgggttacAGGTTGATTAGTCTCTGCTTCAGTAAGTAAAAAAcctgattttttgttgctcagtgccaCTAATAATgcattttgtattattaaaatttctggtttaatttttgtttgtatgcattattttattaatcttTTCTTAGGTTGCCAAATTAAACCGTCACCATAATCATGAGTCACAACTTAAAAGGTTATGAAATCTACAAAAAAACGCCGACGTCTTATGAGATAGCGCAAAAAGTATTAACCTTTGAAATCCTGCTAAGAATGCATATTtagaattaattatgtaattgtcTTTTCAATTAGATAgttattataaaaagaaaatacaacaaaataaggaagaaaaaaatgaaactcTTTTATCTGGTATacatttgtaaattataattatattctaaaaaatagaagtcataatttaataatacataattattaaatactgggacaaataataaaataaaataaagcataaTAAAAGAAATGCAAGCCAAGTCAATGGAAATATGAATACATTTGAAGTGTCTAAATCAAAATATGCATACACACTATACATAATCTTTTAAGGTATTTAAAGTAGAATGGCACAgttcaacaaaaataaaatgtatgtacgattaaaaatatatgtataatacaatatatacatatttaggtatacgtacataaatgtatacatacatatacatatgtatgacagaatgaaaataaaaaggaataggtcatattacacataatagatgtacataaaataatagaGCGACTcagttgatatacatatgtacataaaaaatacataatctaCTTTTTTTTTAGGTAACAATAACATTTtcgtttatatacattatataaaatagctTTCTTACAAAATTTCTTAGTGACTGGTAGTTCCTTTACGTTGTAATACTCCTATCCATTTTTATCAATACAGGAATTGGCATGATGTTGCAATGTGTTTGAAGACTCGAAACATTCTTGACAAATGGGACAGGAGAAAACCTGGAAAGATGAAATATGAGAAAgtgcaatttaaaataatacatatacagttaggtttgattaaaattaatatttccgaagaaatatatatgtatataaagaaattattacaaTGAAGTATCGTTCGTCTCTAGTTTCATAATCAATAAGTTTGATTGTATTTAGAGGAAAAAAATTTAGAGAAAAAGGCAAACCTCGGTAAATGCAGTTGTAGGCGATTCTCGAATATAATCGGCAGAAGAAGAAGGTCCACCACTTGATAAGCGATATCCATCAAactaaaaagaaagaaaatgcaACGATGAAGTAATCGTAATTCACACACATAAATGAAAAACATTATGTAAGAAAAGCTGTTATTTCATTAATAcgagaaaattaaaatacaagatATTCTCttgtaattttttacatacatcttCGACTAATTTTTGTTTACTCAAGTGTAACACTCGTAACTGTTCAACTAATGACTGTTTTTCAGCTGCTATTTCAGTTCTTGCTATTCTTTCAGCTTCAAAATCTGTCctaaaataattaagtaaaaaatatacttcGGTTCAAAGTGatcataattttcataatatttcagGAAAACATACTTATAAACTTCAATTTGTGCTTTTAGTAAATCCATTTGATCTGAATCTTTTTGAATAGTGGAAGCAAGCTTTCgcacattttttaattcgtcattgcacatatgtaattcttcttttttgGAAAATAGTTCCGCTGATAAAGCATTAAGCACAATTTTGTTCTAAAAATATAAGAAGcattttgtgaaaataaataatgaaataatataaagttttgtAAATGAAGATAAAGACAATATTTACTGATTTCAAGGTATCTATAACTTCTttgaaatctttaaaaatattttcaaatgttgACAATGTCGATTTGATTATTTGGCTGTAAAATAATAAGATTGAATATGAATGTAGATTATTCTAACATGGCTATGCATATGTTTATGGAAATTatgattttgtatttataatacttatGCTGAGCGATTGATTTATGATGATTGTCTATTTGTTtctgtattgtatttatatccATTTTAGTTTGGTCCGAATTTGCTTCAGGAATTTTGGGATTCAAGGCATTTAATAAAAGTGTAAAATTTTCGAATAAAGTGCAAAATCTGGAAAAATGTTTGGGAAATTAATCGGTTTACTAATTTGGGAAGTGTATGAAATGAATATAAACTTACTCATTAGAATATGAATTTAATTCTGCTGATAGGTCTTTCAAAGTTTTGTCATAAATCTCAacatttttgtggaattctttaTAATTTTCTCCATCGTGACATTCTTCTAGATTTAAAGAAAATCGAATTGGTTGCAATgtctaaataaaatgaaaatatattaatataaaattcagtagtctatattttaataaaatttataggtAAGAGTAGGCACATaattatgttcatacatacatattttataataattactttCATTAGCATAATTATAACATACCAAAACATAGGCATCCTTCAGTTTGGATTTTAGTTCTTGAACTTCAATTTTGAGGTGTCGAATCGAGTTTTGGGTGTTTTGTTTGTACTGGGAATGTTCAagctacaaaaataaataaataaaccacaataaaaatatttaaatgatactaattgaaaattgtgaatttaaaaatgaaccTTCAAATTTTCCGATTCTGATAATTTACACTGAGCTGATTTTAATTCTTCTTGAAAAGTTGTAACTTTAGTCTCCAACAGTTTGATAGTATTTTTCAAAGCCGATT containing:
- the Arp5 gene encoding actin-related protein 5, encoding MAREGRRLRESRSIYPASLRTDRVPLVIDNGSYQCRVGWATSAEPTLTFKNLIAKPRKERGKKDAEPPATPPIQIGNDIVNIEAVRFQLKTQFDRNVVTHFEAQEQVFDYIFSNLGIDTDGNVQHPIVMTEAFVNPNYCRQLMSELLFECYGVPCLTYGVDALFSFYYNKIGDTGLILNCGYHSTHILPVVKNQIISCKAKRINLGGFQITSYLHRLLQLKYPIHLNAITPSRVEEIIHDHCLIAWHYQDEIKKWKDPKHYDANVVKIQLAFVQPTVIPTSSIEAQKERKKEMARRLVEMNARKREEKLAEDEDQLNQLLALQDLYEEADNQEFKRAIQSFGIKNEEDLMQRIGKLNFRIEKVKQKIAASSADNELSQSLEEKHNLSNSNKIQPPSDPILLDSWLAEFKKKRADIMEARLIRKQRRLDMAKRRTVAAQERMRIISQLAKKEKANDDFGMRDEDWDVYKTISKEGNDSDSDVENERLIEIDEVLREYDPQFNENMDGESSKMGLSEAHQLHIGIERLRAPELIFQPFMMGNFEAGLAETIEYVLKQFDEDTQLNLANNVFVTGGCANFPGLKERLSRELLEMRPFQTPHKVNMAKNPSLDSWYGARVFAKNEIVKEYLISQQEYHEMGGEYIKEHYAGNKYFSTPAAFICPSSGNAVEQHIKEEVIDI
- the key gene encoding NF-kappa-B essential modulator kenny; the protein is MNSLLNGDLDEESIVVLGSSITKSELQSTMSENRVNNCADEINELHEYVKLDYNGDLNNPSQFSLSNMTSNVVKIEDEPSMGSMMIASNIVTNSSISEMQHKIANILDENNILRDALKHNNTSIKEQFKTIVSWRDDVMKTYNLHKTKFAETKELIEKLKTENVQQKKELDSMKTFMLSQYSNENLQKSSVSYEQLVDDSKVDLLTDHLQVLEKEKRKVLHENEELLWQKDSLQNIIDFKSSTIQELQEKLHFAEKNESALKNTIKLLETKVTTFQEELKSAQCKLSESENLKLEHSQYKQNTQNSIRHLKIEVQELKSKLKDAYVLTLQPIRFSLNLEECHDGENYKEFHKNVEIYDKTLKDLSAELNSYSNEFCTLFENFTLLLNALNPKIPEANSDQTKMDINTIQKQIDNHHKSIAQHNQIIKSTLSTFENIFKDFKEVIDTLKSNKIVLNALSAELFSKKEELHMCNDELKNVRKLASTIQKDSDQMDLLKAQIEVYKTDFEAERIARTEIAAEKQSLVEQLRVLHLSKQKLVEDFDGYRLSSGGPSSSADYIRESPTTAFTEVFSCPICQECFESSNTLQHHANSCIDKNG